The following nucleotide sequence is from Paracrocinitomix mangrovi.
TAAAATTGGGCTTACCACTCAGAAAAAAGGTAAAGTATATGCCAAAGATCTGTCTGAAGAAGATGTGGATCAATTGGTTTATCACAAAAGAAAAACTGATGAAGGAATTGTCAGTGAATATCAAAAAGCCAACTTAAACAAAATAGTTTTTTCAAGTAAAAAATTAGCTCCATCTGAGGTGAATGGGGACAATGTTAAAACTAAATTCTCTATCAATGATCCGGTTTATTTTAACATTATGTTACCACAGGCTTTGACTAATTATATTATTTATCCTCAAGATGAAAATGGTAATTTTCTAGACGATTATTGTTATGACTATTCGTTTAAAAAGTGGTATCCCGGTGATGGCAGAGGTGCTTACAATACTGATACAGGCTTGCCGGTAAGAAATATCCATGGTTCAACTCAAATTGAATTTTATCTTGATGGTGAATTGTACAATTGTCCAATTAGTTTGAGAGGAGTAAATACTAGTAGCACTCAAACAATTTATAGTGATTGGATTTTTGATGATCCTTCAAAGCATGATCCACAACCTGATTGGGTAGATCTGGTACAAAACCTTTCAGAAGGTGAGCATGAAGTTAAATTGATAGTGTATGCAAAAACTAATGGAGGGCAGGATGTAAAAAGCACTAAAGAACCTATTGCAGAAGGGTCTTTTACTTTGGTTCGTAATCCCGGTGAGTCATTCACTCCTAAATTTGACATGAAATGGGCAGATTACAAAAGAGGGATGAATGATGGTGATTTGAACTCAAAAATTTTAAAAGAAATTCAAAGGTTCGGTGCGGCAAGCAAATACAAAGAAGAGTTTCAGGCAATTAAAGTGAGTAGCGACAGATGGACAATTACCAGAAATGCATTAACAGGAATTCCAATTGATAGATCAATAGTTGTGTATTGTAAAGCCAAATGGCCTGATGGATTTTGCAAGGTTCAAAGATTTTTATTCAAACAAGATTACAATGGCTCTGGATTTGGCGAAATTTATTGCGCCGGAGTTTATTGGAATAGTGCTCCTAAGGCTATAGATTGCGATTAAATATATAGTAATCATGTAAGGCGGGTGATCTTTCACCTGCCTTGCTATTTTATGTAGTTGAGTAATTCTTGTTTCCTTGATCTTGATACACTTACTATCGCACCATCTTCCATGATAAGATGTCCACCATCACCTTTCACGTATTTCTTTACATAGTTTAAGTTGACCAAATGTGAATTATGCACCCTGAAAAAAGTATCCTGACTTAATAATTCTTCAATGTCTTTCAGTGTTTTGGAAATAACCAGTTTGTTGTTGCTTTTCAAAAATACTGTTGTGTAATTACTTTCAGATTCACAACGTACAATATCATTAGTGTCCACAAATTCTAATCCCTCCATGGTAGGAAACACCACGCGATTTGACAACTTGTTTTGTTGAATTTGTTGCAGCAAATGTTCAATTGGATCAACGCTTTTTTGTCCCTCTTGTTTTTTCTCAATCGCTTTTTGAACTGCTATTTTAAGCTCATCCTTGTCTACAGGTTTTATTAAATAATCTAATGCACTTACTTTAATAGCTTTTACTGCAAATTGATCATGGGCCGTAGTAAAAATAACTTCAAATGATCTGTCAGAAAGTTTTCCAAGTAAATCAAAACCTGTCATTCCGGGCATATCAATGTCTAAAAACAATAGATCCGGAGCGTATTTTTGAATGGCCTCAATTCCCTTTTCAGGTGAGTCACAGCTTTCAATTATCTCCACTTCGGGGCAGGCTTTTTCAAGATGCCAGCTCAAGGTTTCAATACAATGAAGTTCATCATCTACTATGATAGCACGTAATTTATTCATCAACTGGAAAAATTAGTTTAACTCTTGTACCTGCAACGGTATTTTGGTTTGTTATAACGTCTTCAATAATAACATCTATTTTAAAACCGGTGGCTTGTTGTAATGCTTTCAATCTGTTCTCGGTGATGTTCAATCCCATTGATTGTTTTTTGTTTGGATCAACGGTTCTTAGTTCACTAGCTTTTTTTCTTCCTACTCCATTATCTTCTATCACTATGTGTGCATACTCATCAATTTCTGAAACAGTAATTGTAATAACACCATTCCCGTCTTTTTTATGTAGTAATCCATGCCATATAGCGTTCTCAACAAATGGCTGAAGGATTAATGGAGGAACTCTAATAAAATCAGTGTCCATTTTAATATTTAATTCATATTCAAAATTGCCATTAAACCTCAATTGTTCCAAGTCCAGATAATACTTCAAACTCTCCAGTTCATTTTCTAAAGTGATCAAGTTTTTCTCGGAGTTCTCTAAAACCAATCGCATTAATTTGGCGAACTTGGTAAGATAATCAGCCGCAATTTCTGCTTTGTTTTTAATAATGTAACTATTAATTGAATTGAGACTATTGAAGATAAAATGAGGATTCATCTGCGCCCTCAGCGCCTTCATTTCAATTTCAATATTCTGTTTTTCTATTATTTCTTTTTGAGATTTTGTGAGTTTTAATTGGCGATAAATAAAGAATAGTAAGATAAATACCACTATCAATCCAATACCTACAATAATGGCACTAATCATCAATCTTGATGATCTTTCATCTGCTATTGCCAATTCATTTTCATGTTTGAGTTCTTCTAGTTCTCTTTCTTTTTCTCTATTCAGCTCATTGATTTTTTCTTTCTGTTCAAATTCATAGTTCAATTCTTGATTGATCAAAGCTTTATAATGTTTTTCACTATCAATGGTGTCTCTTAAACTGATGTATTCTTCATAATACTTGAGCGCAGGTCCCGGATTGTTTTGTTGCTTATTTATTTTGTATAGGATCTCAGCCAAATGAATTAATTCAGAGTCTTTTTTCTTTTCACTTGCAATTTTATATCCTTGAGTTGCAAAGTTTTTTGCCTTGATAAAATTCCCTAATTCAAAGTAGCAGTTGGCCAAATTATTCAATACCGTCAATAAGCCGATTTGGTCATCATATTTTTCATAAATAAGCCTGGCTTTTTCATATTCTTTTATCGCCTGATTAAATTCTTCTCTTTGTCTGTGGATGAATGCAATGTTGTTGTAGCAGGCCGCTACTCCGAGTTCATTACCTATTTGACTTCTAATTTCAAGCGCCTTTGAATAATAATCCAATGCTAAAGAATCGTCTCCTTTTACCCTGTGGATATAGCCAATACTATTATAAGTTCTGCCTATTCCGTTGCTGTCCCCAATTTCAATTTGTATTTGTAAGATATCTTGAAAATTAGATTTTGCTCTGTCAAGTTCATTCAAATCAATTTCAACATTGGCTATGTTATTAAGTACATTGGCCATTCCCTTTTTGTCGTTCAACTTATCTTTAAGGTCAAGGGCCATGTACCAAACTTCTACGGCTTTGTCCAGTTTATTGAGATGATAATATGAAACGCCTCCATTTATCAATAAGGTAGATTCAGATTTTAATAGTGATCTAAAAGAGGCAGTATCAGCCTTAGGTTGCGCATTTCGTACAAAAGCAATTCCTTCAGAGCAAACATATTCAACCGAATCAATGTTGTGATTAAAGAATAGCGCAGTTAAAGATAAATAGGCATTAGCACGAGCAGTGTCTTGCAAAGATTTGTCTCTGGCAATTGCAAAAACCGAATCTATTTTTTGAATTACGGTGGACTGTCCGAGAGAAGCATTCGCACAAATAAAAACTATACAAAATAAAACTCCAAGATTCTTGAACATGAAGTAAATATAGTCTAATCAAAATAATACGTCCTTAGACGGAATAAGAATACCTATTTATTCCAGCTTTTTACAATCATCAATCCACCCTGTTCTTCTGTCTTTCCAGTTTGGACTAACAACATCCCAAAGGACATAAGATTCAAATTTCATCAAGCATGATCCTAATTGTTTTTCGTTTTCGGCATTTTCTGTAGCGCTTAACCACTGTGACCTTTCTTCGGCCCAAGTTGGGTTTACAGCAGACCATAACACCATATTTTCAAATTCCATCATCAATTTGGCCTTGTCTTTTGAAGTAGATGCACTGTTTACATCTTTAATCCAACCATCTCTTCTGTCACGCCATGCTTGATTAACACTATTCCATCCCATGTTGGTTTCCAATTCAATTAATAGGTCTCCAAATGTCTTTTTTGAGGAGCAGCTGCTTAATGACCCTCCCATCATTATACCAACAGCTAAAATCAGCATTAATCTTTTCATATTTTGTTTTTTAGGTTTCTTCTAAACTACAAAATTTATTGACATTCAATAACATAAACAATTAAAAATAAAGCATTTAATAGTTGAAATCAGGCTCACAAAAAACTGTTTATAATTCCCTTCATTCTCTCATTGACTGTGTGATATCAATGTTTAACTTTATCCGTTTATAGATATTACAACTCATTATCATGAATAACTTAATTATAGAACAAGATGGACACATAGCCATCATCACAATTAACAGACCTTCACAGTTAAACGCTCTTAACAAAGAAACAATTGACGAATTAAATCAGGCATTGACTACTGCTGATAATGATCCAAATACCGGGGTGATTATTTTAACCGGTTCAGGAGAAAAAGCATTTGTAGCCGGAGCAGATATTAAAGAATTTGCCAATTTCTCAGTTGAAAAAGGTAAAGCGCTAAGTGCTGAAGGACATGATAAATTATTTAATTACGTTGAAAACTTATCTACTCCTGTAATTGCTGCCGTAAACGGATTTGCTTTAGGAGGAGGATTGGAATTGGCCATGTCGGCGCATTTTAGAATTGCATCTGACAATGCTAGAGTTGGTTTACCTGAAGTGTCTTTAGGTGTGATCCCGGGTTATGGAGGAACACAAAGGTTGGCCCAATTAATAGGAAGAGGTAAAGCATT
It contains:
- a CDS encoding LytR/AlgR family response regulator transcription factor — its product is MNKLRAIIVDDELHCIETLSWHLEKACPEVEIIESCDSPEKGIEAIQKYAPDLLFLDIDMPGMTGFDLLGKLSDRSFEVIFTTAHDQFAVKAIKVSALDYLIKPVDKDELKIAVQKAIEKKQEGQKSVDPIEHLLQQIQQNKLSNRVVFPTMEGLEFVDTNDIVRCESESNYTTVFLKSNNKLVISKTLKDIEELLSQDTFFRVHNSHLVNLNYVKKYVKGDGGHLIMEDGAIVSVSRSRKQELLNYIK
- a CDS encoding tetratricopeptide repeat-containing sensor histidine kinase; translated protein: MFKNLGVLFCIVFICANASLGQSTVIQKIDSVFAIARDKSLQDTARANAYLSLTALFFNHNIDSVEYVCSEGIAFVRNAQPKADTASFRSLLKSESTLLINGGVSYYHLNKLDKAVEVWYMALDLKDKLNDKKGMANVLNNIANVEIDLNELDRAKSNFQDILQIQIEIGDSNGIGRTYNSIGYIHRVKGDDSLALDYYSKALEIRSQIGNELGVAACYNNIAFIHRQREEFNQAIKEYEKARLIYEKYDDQIGLLTVLNNLANCYFELGNFIKAKNFATQGYKIASEKKKDSELIHLAEILYKINKQQNNPGPALKYYEEYISLRDTIDSEKHYKALINQELNYEFEQKEKINELNREKERELEELKHENELAIADERSSRLMISAIIVGIGLIVVFILLFFIYRQLKLTKSQKEIIEKQNIEIEMKALRAQMNPHFIFNSLNSINSYIIKNKAEIAADYLTKFAKLMRLVLENSEKNLITLENELESLKYYLDLEQLRFNGNFEYELNIKMDTDFIRVPPLILQPFVENAIWHGLLHKKDGNGVITITVSEIDEYAHIVIEDNGVGRKKASELRTVDPNKKQSMGLNITENRLKALQQATGFKIDVIIEDVITNQNTVAGTRVKLIFPVDE
- a CDS encoding enoyl-CoA hydratase/isomerase family protein yields the protein MIMNNLIIEQDGHIAIITINRPSQLNALNKETIDELNQALTTADNDPNTGVIILTGSGEKAFVAGADIKEFANFSVEKGKALSAEGHDKLFNYVENLSTPVIAAVNGFALGGGLELAMSAHFRIASDNARVGLPEVSLGVIPGYGGTQRLAQLIGRGKAFELIMTAGMISAEEAMSWGLVNHVVPQAELMDLAKKIASKILNNSPNAIAAAIRAVNAGYQEGVDGMKAEIEEFGKCFGTPEFIEGTTAFVEKRKAEFRK